The Streptomyces sp. NBC_00102 genome segment GCGAGGTGCTTCTCCAGCTCCCGTTCGGCGTCGGTGTCGGCCCGGACGCCGAGCCTGCGCACCAGCCAGGGCAGGGTGAGCCCCTGGAACACCAGGGTCGCCATGATGACCGCGAAGGCGATGAAGACGATCTCGTCGCGGCCCGGGAAGGGTTCGCCGTCGTCGGTCTTCAGCGGGACGGCGAGGGCCAGCGCGACGGACGCCACCCCGCGCATCCCCGCCCACCACATGACGACGGTCTCGCGCCAGCTGGTCGGGATCTCCTCGCTCACGTCGCGCAGGGTGTGCAGCTTCTTGGCGAGCCAGGTCGCGGGCAGCAGCCAGAGCAGCCGGACGCCGATGACCACGGCGACGATCGCGAGCCCCCAGCCCACCATCCGCCACTCCCGCCCGTCGGCGGTGCCGAAGACGTTGTGGAGTTCCAGCCCGATGAGCCCGAAGGCGATCCCGGTGACCAGGGTGTCGACGATGTTCCAGAAGGTGCGCCCGGTGAGCCGGCCCAGCACGTCGTCCGCGTCGGCGGTGTGCTCGGCGAGGAAGAGCGCGGTGGTGAGCACCGCGAGGACCCCGGAGCCCATCAGCTCCTCGGACAGGACATAGGCGACGAACGGTACGAGCAGCGTGAGGCCGACCTGGAGCGTGGCGTCCCCGAGGAGTCCCATCAGCTTGATGGTGAGCCAGCCGAGCGCGAACCCGACCGCCACGGCGACCGCTGCCGACAGGAGCAGCAGCCCGAAGGCCTCGGGGAGCGAGAAGGTGCCGCTCACCGCCGCCGCGATGGCCACGTGGTAGAGCACGATCGCGGTCACGTCGTTGAAGAGGCCCTCGCCCTCCAGGATGGAGACGAGCCGGCGCGGCAGCCCGAGCGAACCGGCGACGGCCGTGGCGGCCACCGGGTCGGGCGGCGCGACGAGCGCGCCGAGCGCCACGGCGGCGGCGAGGGGCAGTCCGGGCACGACGGCGTCGGCGACGGCCGCGACCGCCGCCGTCGTCACGAAGACCAGGGCGACCGCGAGCAGGAAGATCGGTCGTTTGTTGGCCGCGAACTGCCGCCAGGAGGTGCGCTGCACGGAGGCGTAGAGCAGCGGCGGCAGCAGCGCGGGGAGGATGATCTCCGGCGGGATGTCGACGTTGGGCACGAAGGGGAGGAAGGCCATCCCCACCCCGATGAGCGTCATCAGCACCGGGGCCGGCAGCCCCAGCCGCTCCCCCACCGGCACCGTGATCACGGCTCCCAGCAGGAGCAGCAGGAGCAGGGCCATCTGGTCCACGTGGAACGCCTTCCGCAGGATGCAGCGTTCCCGCCCGGCGCGCGGCCGGGCGGGATCTCCACCCTGTCACGCCGGGTCCGCGAGGTGCGGTGACACCCCCCTGTGCGACGGGCGAACGGAAGCTACTGCTCCGCGAGGGTGCGGCGCATGGCGCGGTGCGCTATCCCGGCGTCCTGGAACTCGGGGCCGTACACCTGGTAGCCGAGGCGCTCGTAGAAGCCGAGGGCGTGGGTCTGGGCGTGCAGGTCGACGGCGGCCAGTCCGAGCGCCCGCGCCTCGTCCTCTATCGCGCGGACCAGTGCGGCCCCGACGCCGAGGCCGCGGGCCTGCCCGGCGACGGCGAGCCGGCCCAGCGAGCCGACGGTGAGGTCGCCGCCGGTCTTCCCGGCCGCCGCCTCGCCGTGCAGCAGCCGGCCGGTGCCGAGCGCCGTGCCGTCCTCGGAGACCGCGATGACGTGCACCGTGGTGGCCTCGGGCCGGTCGTACGCGTCGTACTCCAGGTCCTCGGGCACTCCCTGCTCGCCGACGAAGACCTCCTTGCGGACCTGGAAGCAGGCCGCGCGGTCCGCCTCGTCGCGCGTCCGCCGGGCGGTGTACGGGGTGGTGCCGGTGGTCATTCGCTCTCCGCGGCGATCGTGTCGAGGGCCTTCTGCAGGTCGGCCGGGTAGGAGCTGGCGAACTCGACCCAGCTGCCGTCCGAGGGGTGTTCGAAGCCGAGCCGGACGGCGTGCAGCCACTGCCGGGTCAGGCCGAGGCGCTTGGCCATGGTGGGGTCCGCGCCGTAGGTGAGGTCGCCGACGCAGGGGTGGCGGTGGGCGGACATGTGCACGCGGATCTGGTGCGTGCGGCCCGTCTCCAGCTTGATGTCGAGCAGGCTCGCGGCACGGTACGCCTCGATGAGGTCGTAGTGCGTCACGGAGGGCTTGCCCTCCTGGATCACGGCCCACTTGTAGTCGTGGTTCGGGTGGCGGCCGATGGGGGCGTCGATGGTGCCGCTCATCGGGTCCGGGTGGCCCTGTACCAGCGCGTGGTACTTCTTCTCCACGACGCGGTCGCGGAACTGCGCCTTCAGCAGGGTGTACGCGCGCTCCGACTTGGCCACCACCATCAGCCCGGAGGTGCCCACGTCGAGCCGGTGCACGATGCCCTGGCGCTCGGCGGCCCCCGAGGTGGAGATACGGTAACCGGCCGCGGCGAGGCCGCCGATGACGGTGGTGCCGGTCCAGCCGGGGCTGGGGTGGGCGGCCACGCCGACGGGCTTCACGATGACGACGATGTCGTCGTCGTCGTGCACGATCTCCATGCCCTCGACGGGCTCGGCGACGATCTGGACCGGGGGAGCCGCCTGCGGCATCTCGACCTCCATCCAGGCACCGCCCTGGACCCGGTCGGACTTCCCGGCCACCGAACCGTCCACCTGCACCTTTCCGGCGGCGGCCAGCTCGGCGGCCTTGGTGCGGGAGAACCCGAACATCCGGGAGATGGCGGCGTCGACGCGCTCGCCCTCCAGGCCGTCGGGCACGGGCAGGGTTCGGATCTCGGGGTGCGTACTCACCTGATCGAGTATGCCTTGCGGCCACCGGTGCTGTGACCGGCGAGCTTC includes the following:
- a CDS encoding Na+/H+ antiporter — protein: MDQMALLLLLLLGAVITVPVGERLGLPAPVLMTLIGVGMAFLPFVPNVDIPPEIILPALLPPLLYASVQRTSWRQFAANKRPIFLLAVALVFVTTAAVAAVADAVVPGLPLAAAVALGALVAPPDPVAATAVAGSLGLPRRLVSILEGEGLFNDVTAIVLYHVAIAAAVSGTFSLPEAFGLLLLSAAVAVAVGFALGWLTIKLMGLLGDATLQVGLTLLVPFVAYVLSEELMGSGVLAVLTTALFLAEHTADADDVLGRLTGRTFWNIVDTLVTGIAFGLIGLELHNVFGTADGREWRMVGWGLAIVAVVIGVRLLWLLPATWLAKKLHTLRDVSEEIPTSWRETVVMWWAGMRGVASVALALAVPLKTDDGEPFPGRDEIVFIAFAVIMATLVFQGLTLPWLVRRLGVRADTDAERELEKHLAIRAAKAARARLKEIQQVEEFPEDVLERLQRAAYDIGARISPDMVDDERRDAYAQRAKRFKEVSRIQRELLSAARHEVLSARSETGADPEVVDRVLRFLDVRSLR
- a CDS encoding RluA family pseudouridine synthase, whose product is MSTHPEIRTLPVPDGLEGERVDAAISRMFGFSRTKAAELAAAGKVQVDGSVAGKSDRVQGGAWMEVEMPQAAPPVQIVAEPVEGMEIVHDDDDIVVIVKPVGVAAHPSPGWTGTTVIGGLAAAGYRISTSGAAERQGIVHRLDVGTSGLMVVAKSERAYTLLKAQFRDRVVEKKYHALVQGHPDPMSGTIDAPIGRHPNHDYKWAVIQEGKPSVTHYDLIEAYRAASLLDIKLETGRTHQIRVHMSAHRHPCVGDLTYGADPTMAKRLGLTRQWLHAVRLGFEHPSDGSWVEFASSYPADLQKALDTIAAESE
- a CDS encoding GNAT family N-acetyltransferase, with amino-acid sequence MTTGTTPYTARRTRDEADRAACFQVRKEVFVGEQGVPEDLEYDAYDRPEATTVHVIAVSEDGTALGTGRLLHGEAAAGKTGGDLTVGSLGRLAVAGQARGLGVGAALVRAIEDEARALGLAAVDLHAQTHALGFYERLGYQVYGPEFQDAGIAHRAMRRTLAEQ